In Stigmatopora nigra isolate UIUO_SnigA chromosome 18, RoL_Snig_1.1, whole genome shotgun sequence, one genomic interval encodes:
- the adprh gene encoding ADP-ribosylarginine hydrolase: MDRIVTVDHYKAAMLLSGVGDALGYRNQKWKYNASGPDIHKELEELGGLKNIKVELPDWPVSDDTVLHLATAEGLATGKRGEELLHEVAGRYVEAMKDMEGRRPGPSSILGVSQLRPGEEDGFRVPYNPDGTGCGAAMRSMCIGLRYAKPDQLLSLVAVAVETGRMTHPHPTGFLGAVASALFAAYATQRRPITTWGLGLLNEACPVARNFVQGRGFALEETERDWGYFCDKWQWYLDLRGISNGVGPTIWPESYGPAERDQSYKSFSLAGWAGRSGHDAPMIALDALLAAGADWEELMSRAAFHGGDSDSTAVIACCCWGLLHGTRGVPEGNYAHLEYRQRLERTGEQLYALAY, from the exons ATGGATCG AATTGTTACAGTGGACCACTACAAGGCAGCCATGTTGCTAAGTGGTGTAGGTGATGCTCTTGGCTACAGAAACCAAAAGTGGAAGTACAATGCTTCCGGACCAGACATTCATAAG GAATTAGAGGAGCTTGGCGGTCTGAAGAACATCAAGGTGGAGCTTCCCGATTGGCCCGTGAGCGATGACACCGTCCTGCATCTCGCCACGGCAGAAGGACTCGCCACAG GCAAAAGGGGGGAGGAGCTTCTTCATGAGGTGGCTGGTCGCTATGTAGAAGCCATGAAAGACATGGAAGGGAGGAGACCAGGACCTTCAAGCATTTTAG GGGTGTCACAGTTGAGACCTGGGGAGGAGGACGGCTTCCGAGTCCCTTACAATCCGGATGGGACCGGCTGCGGGGCCGCCATGAGATCCATGTGCATCGGCCTGAG ATACGCCAAGCCTGATCAGCTGTTATCCCTGGTGGCGGTAGCCGTGGAGACGGGCAGAATGACCCATCCCCACCCCACGGGTTTCCTAGGCGCGGTGGCGTCGGCCTTGTTTGCCGCGTACGCCACACAACGGCGCCCCATCACCACGTGGGGCTTGGGCCTGCTCAACGAGGCGTGCCCCGTGGCCAGGAACTTTGTGCAGGGGCGGGGTTTCGCACTGGAAGAGACAGAACGAGACTGGGGCTACTTTTGCGATAAGTGGCAGTG GTACCTGGACTTGAGGGGCATCTCCAACGGGGTGGGTCCAACCATCTGGCCCGAGTCGTACGGGCCGGCCGAGAGGGACCAATCGTACAAGAGCTTCAGCCTGGCGGGCTGGGCCGGCCGGAGCGGTCACGACGCCCCCATGATCGCACTGGACGCGCTGCTGGCCGCCGGCGCCGACTGGGAAGAACTCATGAGCAGGGCTGCCTTCCACGGAG GTGACAGCGACAGTACGGCGGTCATCGCCTGCTGCTGCTGGGGTCTCCTCCACGGCACCCGGGGTGTCCCCGAAGGCAACTACGCACATCTGGAGTACCGCCAGCGACTGGAACGCACCGGCGAGCAGCTCTACGCGTTGGCGTACTGA